CTAGAACCATATTTGCCACCCTTGACAAAACTAACACAATCCCCTCGTATTTTTGCAAGCACTGCCTCTGTGCGACTTTTGCGCGGGAGATTGTGTGCCGATTTGAACAATAAAAATTGCGGATAATGCGCACTTGCTCCGCTTAATTGACGCAAAAACGGCACGATGAGCAAACGCAACAAAACCGCTCCTGCTAGAGGATTTCCGGGGAGAGCAACGATAAACTTAGAATCCAATTTAGCAACCATAATCGGCTTTCCGGGCTTGATTTGCACGCCACTTAACACCATTTGTGCTCCACTTTGCTCCAAAACTTCTCGGATAAAGTCTGCTTCTCCCTTGCTTGCGCCACCACTTGTAAAAATCACATCACTTGGGGATTCTAATGCCCTCTTGATAACATTCTGATTATCGCTTAGGATTCCCCCATAATGGCTACCAAAACCATAGCTTTTAAGAATTGCTTGAATCATTGTGGAATTAGAATTATAAATCTGATAAGAATCCGCTTGCTCCCATATTTCCTTTAGCTCATCACCACTCGCAAACACATTAATCTTCAATGGAGCAAAGACTTTCACATAACTTATCCCTTGCGTGGCAAGCAAAGTCAAAGAATCGGCACTCAAAGTCGCGCCTTTTTCTAAAAGCACAGAATCGCGTGCGACCTCCTCACCGCATTTGCGAATATTCGCTCCTTTTTTGAGATTCTGCGGGGCAAGAATTTGCTCTGTGTTTTCAAATCCTCCCTCAATCTCCTCAAAAGGCACGACACAATCCGCTCCATTAGGCACTTTTGCACCTGTCATAATCTTGGCACATTCC
This portion of the Helicobacter ganmani genome encodes:
- a CDS encoding molybdopterin molybdotransferase MoeA, whose product is MKKEPQNLKTAIESLRNATQEFHRHIEVLPLLEAQDRILAETICAKISLPRFDNSAMDGYALKVANAGKKLKIQSKIFAGDCAEVDLGDLECAKIMTGAKVPNGADCVVPFEEIEGGFENTEQILAPQNLKKGANIRKCGEEVARDSVLLEKGATLSADSLTLLATQGISYVKVFAPLKINVFASGDELKEIWEQADSYQIYNSNSTMIQAILKSYGFGSHYGGILSDNQNVIKRALESPSDVIFTSGGASKGEADFIREVLEQSGAQMVLSGVQIKPGKPIMVAKLDSKFIVALPGNPLAGAVLLRLLIVPFLRQLSGASAHYPQFLLFKSAHNLPRKSRTEAVLAKIRGDCVSFVKGGKYGSSEVMPMALGNALVVFDVSRDSIVEGEILKVLPFQMEFGAEEADFINGL